One Desulfovibrio sp. X2 genomic window, AAGGAGTCCTGCAAGGGCTCGGACGCGGAGGCGTCGCTGCAGGCCGTGAACCCCAAGTGGCGCATCTTCCGCAGGCATTTCGTGGCCGGGGCCACGCCGCGGCCCGGCGTGCTGGGCGGCATGCCTCCCGGCGGGGGGCGGCCATGAGCCGCGCCGCGATCCGGGCAGTGGCCATCGGCGCCTCCGCGGGAGGGGGCAGGCTCCTGGAGACCATCCTCTCCAGGCTGCCGGAAGGCTTCGCGCCGAGCCTGCTCGTGGTCCTGCACGTGCACCCGGACCAGGACGGCTTCTTCGTCGTCCACTACGACAGGCTGTGCCCGCTGCCGGTGCAGGAGGGCAGGGACAAGGAGCCCGTGCTGCCGGGCCGCGTCTACTTCGCGCCCCCGGGCTACCACCTCCTGGTGGAGCGGACGCGGACCTTCTCCCTGTCCTCGGACGAGAAGGTCAACTACGCCCGCCCCTCCATAGACGTGCTCTTCGAGTCCGCGGCCGAGACCTACGGCGAGGGGCTCCTGGGCATCGTGCTCAGCGGGGCCAACAGCGACGGCGCGAAGGGACTCTTGCGCATCAAGGAGCTCGGCGGCCGGACAGTGGTCCAGGACCCTGCCGGGGCCGAGCACCCGACC contains:
- a CDS encoding chemotaxis protein CheB, translated to MSRAAIRAVAIGASAGGGRLLETILSRLPEGFAPSLLVVLHVHPDQDGFFVVHYDRLCPLPVQEGRDKEPVLPGRVYFAPPGYHLLVERTRTFSLSSDEKVNYARPSIDVLFESAAETYGEGLLGIVLSGANSDGAKGLLRIKELGGRTVVQDPAGAEHPTMPRAALELAEPELVLDVDGICDLLGTLSGDGPAD